CTTGCAGGGGTTGCGCCTAACAACATTTGAGCTTGAAAAGGAAGAAATTCCTTATGAGGTCATTTCGGATTCATCTGCGGGGTTTCTGTTTCAGCGCGAGATGATTGATTTTGTCATCACCGGTGCCGACCGCATTGCCGCTAATGGCGATACTGCCAACAAAATCGGCACATACACACATGCAGTTCAGGCTGCATTTCATCGTCGGCGACTTTACATTGCCGCGCCACTCTCAACGTTCGATCTTTCGCTATCAACAGGGGCTAATATCGTCATTGAACGGCGCGATGGCTCAGAGCTGACCTCAATTTATGGGCGTAGAGTTGCCCCATCGAAAACACCAGTATTGAATTACGCTTTTGATATTACACCTGCATCGCTGATCTCCGCAATCATTACCGATAAAGGGGTCTGCGAGCCTGATTTCAAGCACTCAATTGCTCGCTTGAGCGTACAATCAAACGCTTATCAGCACGACTAAACGTTCTGAAAAATGAATGGTCGCTACATCTACGCTATTGTGCTCGTGCCAGCACCAGATTCATGCTACGGCATGCCGCCAACGTCGCTCGGTCAAACCGGTATCGGCGGACGCGGCGATGAAGTCTATCTTCTTTCTTATCGTGATATCGGAGCCTTCATCAGTGCCTCACCTACTGAGCCATACACGCTCTCACGTGAAAATATGCTGGCGCACGAACGCACACTTGAAGCGCTGCTCAAATACTATACGCTGCTACCTATGCAATTTTCTACCATCGCGGAAAGCAAGATGCTGTGCTGACACTCTTGGAACGAGAGTATGAGCGTTTCCGTACGATGCTCGAAAACTTACAAGGCAAAAAAGAACTGGGTCTGAAAGCCATTTTTTATGATTCCATTTTTCAAGACATTTTGCAGAGCAATGCAGACATTCAGCGCCGTAAAATGGAATTAGAGCGCACAAGCGTCTCGCAAGCGGCGTTGATTGAAATTGGTAAAATGGTCGAAGCTGCACTTGAGGCAGAAAAGCGTAGGTATCGCGAAGAAATTCTGGCGCATCTGCGTCCGCTGGCACTGCAAACTGTAGAAAACAAACTCATTGGCGAGAAGATGCTGCTCAATGCAGCGTTTCTTGTTGCAGCATCCGAAGAAGAACGCTTTGATCAAAAAGTCAATGATATTAGCGAGAGCTTTGGCAAGAAAATAAAGTTCAAATACGTGGGCACGCTGCCGCCGTATAACTTTGCGCGCCTGTCGCTCTCGCTGAGTGTGTCAAAGGAGGGCTAAGCGATGTTTCTCATTGACGACCTTTTGCTCTTACCGTTTTCTGCACTCAAAGGCATCGCGGAAGCTATTGATGAGCAAGTTCAAAAGGAAACTAGTGATACAGCAAAAATTCAGGAGAAGCTCATGGAGTTGCAGTTCCGATTCGAAATGGATGAGATTGACGAAGAAGAATACTCTCGACGTGAAGCCGAGTTGCTAGCACAACTTGAACGCGCAAGAAAACGATGAGTGAGCACTTGATTTACCTCTATGCTGTAACTGATTCGCCTGATGTGCTGCCAGAGACACGCGCGCTGCCCATACGCATGCTCTTTGCGGTACTGACCGAAGTGCCTGCCAAAGAGTTTAGCCAAGAGGCTCTAAAAAAAAATTTCCGTGATCTTTCTTGGGTAGAGCGCTATGCAAGAAAACATGAAAGCGTGATAGATGCACTCATGCAGCGTGCTACCGTTGTGCCCTGCCGATTCCCAACTTTGTTCTATTCGGAGTCTTCAGTAGCAGAATTTGTGGAGCAAAATTATGATGCGCTGGCAGCACTACTTGAAAAATTGCGCGGCAAAGAAGAATGGGGTATAAAAATTTATGCCCATCCTGAGCTTTTCTGTGATGCGATAGCTAAAGACCCAGCGCTGCAAGAACTTGATGCACAAATTTCCACAGCCACACAGGGCAAAGCCTTTTTGCTCAAAAAGCGCCGACAAGAACTGTTAGAAGAGCTACTGCTGCGCCGTCGACAAGAAGCCGTGCAACAGGCAGTGAGCCGATTGCAAACTTTTGCCATTGAAATGAAATTCAATGCCCTTTTGCCCAAAGAAGTGACCGAGCGCAACGAAGAGATGATTCTCAATGCAGCTTTGCTCATTGAAAGCGCTAAAACAGAGACTTTCCTAGAAGAAGTAGAGCGACTGAGAGCAGAACTGTCTGCGCAAGGCATTTACCTTGAGCCAAGCGGTGCATGGGCTGCTTACAACTTCTGCAGATTGCCACAACCAAATAAAGCAAACATGCTATGACGCGTTACAAGAACGTCTCACTGGCTGAATTGTTGGATGTCATTTTAGACAAAGGCGTTGTCATCAGCGGCGATATTTTTATCTCTATTGCAGGCATTGAACTTGTTTATGTAGATTTGCGCGTGCTGGTCGGCTCACTTGAAACCATTCAGCGGCTGCGCAGCGGCATTTCATCCCAACTGACTTCACCCAGCCATGATTAAAGAACCTTCAGCACAAGAACTTTCAGTATCGTTGCAAGACACCCTTCGCACAGGCATCTTACCCAAGCAACTTGACCTAACCCCTCAAACCGTTGAACAGGGTCTGGGACAACTGGTTTTGACGATTGTAGATGTGCTTCGCATGGTGATGGAAAAACAAGCCATACGCCGAATAGAATCGGGAACACTGACGGAGCAAGAAATTGAGCAGCTCGGACTCACGTTGATGAAGTTAGAGGAGAAAATTGAAGAACTCTGTGCTGTCTTCGGCATTGAGCGTAAAGACCTCAACATCAACTTAGGCGAACTTGGCAATTTGCTCTAAAAACAAGGCTTGCATCACTTGCTTTGCCTGATGCTCTGTTTCACAAGTTGCCTTTTGATGAAGGCACTGCGCAGTCATTTTGATATCATCTCTGGCTTGAAAAAGCGCGATAAGGTTTGGGCAGTAATAAGTGTTACAATCAATCCGATGAGGGTGTAGAGTGTCCAAGCAAGTTGAGTTTGCGTGATGACAAACGTCATAACAGCGATGCTCGCAAGAAATGCAAGCGTTGCAGCGCGGCTGTCAATGTGCTCAAAGAAGATGCAGAGGAAAAAAATGCCCAGCAAGCCGCCATAGGTGAAAGATGCAATGCTCAGCGCAACTTCCACAACCGATTTACCAAGCCCAAGATACGCAATAGCAGAGAGCGTCAGCAGCAGCGACCAAACGAAGCTAATGAGTTTGGAGAGTTTGAGTTTTTCTTTTGGTGTAGCGCGCTTACCATGTGCTGTAGCGGCATAAAGGTCAAAGACAGTTGAACTTGCAATAGCATTGATGGAACTTGAAAGTGTCGACATTGCCGCTGAAAGCATGGCAGCAATGACAAGACCTGCTATGCCACTGGGTAAGCCTGAGACGATAAATTTCGGGAAAACTTCATCGCTGCGCATTGCGGCACCGCCATAGAGTGCATGCAGCAAAACACCAATGAAGAGAAATAAAGCAAATTGCACGAGGACAATCATCCCACTGATGATAACGGCTTTTTGGGCACTGCGCAGTTGATCGGTTGCAAATAGCCGCTGCACGATAATGTAATCTGTGCCATGCGATGCCATAGAAAGCATCGCTCCGCCGATAAGCGCAAGGAAAAATTGGTAGGGCGATGAAAAGAAATTTTGCAGACTAAAGTTAAAGAGCGCGAATTTGCCTTGTGCATAAGCGTCTGAGAGTGCAGCAGGCAGTGAGGGCAGTTTTTCACTAATCAGCAGTGCCGCAAGAGCGCCACCGAGTATGTAAATGAAAAGTTGTACGAGGTCGGTCCAGATGACAGCACGCACGCCACCAAACTGTACATAAATCAGGGTAGCGAAGGCAATTGCCGCAATCGTGCTAACATAGAGCACAGCATCTGGTACTTCAGAGAACAGGCTATAGCCACGAAAGATAGCTACGACAGGAATAGCAGTGGCATAAAGTCGCACGCCATCAGCAAAAATGCGTGTGATGATGAAAACAACTGACGCAATGCGCCGCGTGTTTGCACCGAAACGTTCTTCAAGCAGCGCATAAACCGTTGTCAAGTTGCCTTTGTAGTAGCGTGGCAAAAGCAAGTAGGCGACACCGATGCGTCCAATGATGTAGCCAAACACCAGTTGCAAAAAATTAAAATTACCTTGATAGGCAATGCCAGGCACAGAAATAAAGGTCAATGAAGAGGTTTCAGTGGCGACAATTGAGAGCGAGACTACAAGCCAATGAATTTTTTTCTCAGAAAGAAAATAATCTTGCGCTGACTGTTGTTTGCCGCCCTTGAAGAGACCGAACACAATGACTCCGACAAGGTAAAGCACAACGACCGTCCAATCCAGAGCTGAAAACAGATTCATCGTTGTGCGCACTATGCTTTAGATTTTTTCTTGCTTTTAGCTTTGGCAGTGGAAGTTTTAGAGCTGGGGGTTTTCTTGGTCTTGCTGGATGTTGCCTTTTTGGATTTGTTCGTTGCTTTGGCTTTGGTAGAGGTGCGTTTTGCTGAAGTACGTTTGGAGGACTTTTTCTTTTGTTTCGGCTCCTCTTCTTCCGAAAGCTCTATCTCTTCGACTTCATCTATGGGTATATCAAGTTCGGCAAGGCTAGCATCGCTAATTTCGGGAATGTCGTCTAAGAAGTCTTCGCTATCATCGACATCGGCATCGAGGTTAGATTTAGACGCAGCGGACGTGGGAGTGTCTGAGAGTTCATCGAGTTCATCGTCTGTGGGCTCATCATCCGTTTCTACGGTCTCGAGATTGTTAAGTACATCTTGCACGGAGTTGAAAATGTAGAGTTGCTTATCGAGATGCGTCATCTTAAGCAAATCGCGTACAGGCTCGCGCACACCGATAAAAGCTGCAAAGCCGTCGTGTGCCAGTGTTGTACGATGCGCCAGCAACAAGGCGCCAATGCCACTCGAGTCAATGCCTTGTACTTGACCAAGGTCAATAATTAGATATTTCTCACCTTCAGCTTCAATGAGCAGAGCGAGTTTGGATTTAAGATGTGGAGCAATTGCAGCATCAAGACGTTTTTCTTGAAGCCTCAGAATGGTGAGACCTTTCTTGTGTTCAACTGTCAGTTTCATTGATAGAGAAAGTCAGTTCTAAAAAATTAGCGATTGAATATAGAAATAACTCTTTGCTGTGCAAATGCAGTGTCTTGCTCTGTTTGTGGTGCATCGATCCAAGTGACTTTGAATTTATTTCTAAAAAAAGTGAGTTGGCGTTTGGCATAGTTGCGTGTATGCTGTTTGATTAACGCAAGTGTTTCTGCAAGCGCTCGCTTGCCACGAAAATGCGCGAAGAGCTCTTTATATCCAACTGTTTCCAAGGCATTGATTTTTTTACTTTGATGCGTGTGCCCAAAGCGCTCATAGAGCATGCGGGCTTCATCTATAAGCCCTTGCTTAACCATAGTGTCTACACGCTGATTGATGCGCTCGTAGAGCGTCTCGCGCGGCATGTCTAAACCAACGAAGACAAACTCAAATGGGGCGGGTTGCAAGTGTTGTTTGAGCTCGGAGAGTTTTCGACCTGTGATTTCAATAACTTCAAGGCTACGAATAAGCCGCTGTGTTTTGGTAGGGTCAAGCGTTTGAGCTTGTTCGGGGTCAAGTGCTTGCAGACGGGCATAGAGTGCTTCTTTGCCAAGTGTTGCAAGTTCTGCATAAAGGCGCTGGCGGATGTCAGGATGGCTTTTGGGCAGTTCTGCAAAGCCTTGCGTGAG
The [Chlorobium] sp. 445 DNA segment above includes these coding regions:
- a CDS encoding gas vesicle protein GvpG codes for the protein MFLIDDLLLLPFSALKGIAEAIDEQVQKETSDTAKIQEKLMELQFRFEMDEIDEEEYSRREAELLAQLERARKR
- a CDS encoding gas vesicle protein; amino-acid sequence: MTRYKNVSLAELLDVILDKGVVISGDIFISIAGIELVYVDLRVLVGSLETIQRLRSGISSQLTSPSHD
- a CDS encoding gas vesicle protein K, with translation MIKEPSAQELSVSLQDTLRTGILPKQLDLTPQTVEQGLGQLVLTIVDVLRMVMEKQAIRRIESGTLTEQEIEQLGLTLMKLEEKIEELCAVFGIERKDLNINLGELGNLL
- a CDS encoding sodium:solute symporter, which gives rise to MRTTMNLFSALDWTVVVLYLVGVIVFGLFKGGKQQSAQDYFLSEKKIHWLVVSLSIVATETSSLTFISVPGIAYQGNFNFLQLVFGYIIGRIGVAYLLLPRYYKGNLTTVYALLEERFGANTRRIASVVFIITRIFADGVRLYATAIPVVAIFRGYSLFSEVPDAVLYVSTIAAIAFATLIYVQFGGVRAVIWTDLVQLFIYILGGALAALLISEKLPSLPAALSDAYAQGKFALFNFSLQNFFSSPYQFFLALIGGAMLSMASHGTDYIIVQRLFATDQLRSAQKAVIISGMIVLVQFALFLFIGVLLHALYGGAAMRSDEVFPKFIVSGLPSGIAGLVIAAMLSAAMSTLSSSINAIASSTVFDLYAATAHGKRATPKEKLKLSKLISFVWSLLLTLSAIAYLGLGKSVVEVALSIASFTYGGLLGIFFLCIFFEHIDSRAATLAFLASIAVMTFVITQTQLAWTLYTLIGLIVTLITAQTLSRFFKPEMISK
- a CDS encoding tRNA (adenosine(37)-N6)-dimethylallyltransferase MiaA — encoded protein: MSQSALPKVLVLIGATASGKTALSLRLASALDAEIISADSRQIYRELTIGTAKPSADELARVPHHFINELSLPTAYDAGAFMVDARARLADVFARGKMPLVVGGSTLYLQGLTQGFAELPKSHPDIRQRLYAELATLGKEALYARLQALDPEQAQTLDPTKTQRLIRSLEVIEITGRKLSELKQHLQPAPFEFVFVGLDMPRETLYERINQRVDTMVKQGLIDEARMLYERFGHTHQSKKINALETVGYKELFAHFRGKRALAETLALIKQHTRNYAKRQLTFFRNKFKVTWIDAPQTEQDTAFAQQRVISIFNR